One genomic segment of Arcobacter porcinus includes these proteins:
- a CDS encoding efflux transporter outer membrane subunit: MFRYIFYFIIAISFVSCTSMQPTLNLEDKEFTKESFKNYEQNRNDNFEEFNSNKFLKDEKLKTIINLVLENNKSLEIALLKIESSKALYGIQTSNLFPKIDAKGSLDRTKASDYTNPNNQISNNYKANITASFELDLFGKNQSLNDAAKNSFLATKYAYNSTKLILISETINTYLKLASSLENQKLSNEILKNLEETYSLTSKKYVLGATSKQEMLASLASLKEMENRSLEFENEVAKSINALEFLLSSKLDENLMPSEFLKSDYIDTLNYQIESNVLLNRPDIKEFEFKLREKNANIGAARAAFFPSISLTASTGYASNSLSGLFSNQNTFWQISPSINIPIFTAGENIKRLEYSKKEQEIALKEYEKAIQTAFKEVNDTLAIRKNIASKLENYSLLLESLKDTYNIVLNSYKIGKGSYLSLLIAQKEYINAKIAYTNLVLSELENRVDIFKTLGGEIKE, translated from the coding sequence ATGTTTAGATATATATTTTATTTTATAATAGCAATATCTTTTGTATCTTGTACTTCAATGCAACCAACTCTTAATCTTGAAGATAAAGAGTTCACAAAAGAGTCATTTAAAAATTATGAACAAAATAGAAATGATAATTTTGAAGAATTTAATAGTAATAAGTTTTTAAAAGATGAAAAATTAAAAACTATTATTAATCTTGTTTTAGAAAATAATAAGAGCTTAGAAATAGCTCTTTTGAAAATAGAGAGTTCAAAAGCTCTTTATGGGATACAAACTTCAAATCTATTTCCAAAAATTGATGCTAAAGGTTCTTTAGATAGAACAAAAGCAAGTGATTATACAAATCCAAATAATCAAATCTCAAATAACTATAAAGCAAATATTACAGCATCTTTTGAGCTTGATCTATTTGGTAAAAATCAAAGCCTAAATGATGCTGCTAAAAATAGTTTTCTTGCTACAAAGTATGCTTATAATAGTACAAAACTTATTTTAATTTCTGAAACAATTAATACTTATTTAAAACTAGCAAGTAGTTTAGAGAATCAAAAATTATCAAATGAAATATTAAAAAATTTAGAAGAAACATACTCTTTAACAAGTAAAAAATATGTTCTAGGAGCTACTTCTAAACAAGAGATGTTGGCAAGTTTAGCTTCACTTAAAGAGATGGAAAATAGAAGCTTAGAGTTTGAAAATGAAGTAGCAAAAAGTATAAATGCTCTTGAGTTTTTATTATCTTCTAAACTTGATGAAAATTTAATGCCAAGTGAATTTTTAAAGTCTGATTATATTGATACTTTAAATTATCAAATAGAATCAAATGTTTTACTAAATAGACCAGATATAAAAGAGTTTGAGTTTAAATTAAGAGAAAAAAATGCGAATATAGGTGCTGCTAGAGCAGCTTTTTTTCCAAGTATTAGTTTAACTGCAAGTACAGGATATGCAAGTAACTCTTTAAGTGGATTATTCTCAAATCAAAATACATTTTGGCAAATTAGTCCAAGTATAAATATTCCTATTTTTACAGCTGGTGAGAATATAAAAAGATTAGAATACTCAAAAAAAGAGCAAGAGATAGCTTTAAAAGAGTATGAGAAAGCTATTCAAACGGCATTTAAAGAGGTAAATGATACTTTAGCTATTAGAAAAAACATTGCTTCTAAATTAGAAAACTACTCTTTACTTTTAGAGTCTTTAAAAGACACTTACAATATTGTTTTAAATTCATATAAGATTGGAAAAGGATCTTATTTATCTTTACTAATTGCACAAAAAGAGTATATAAACGCTAAGATTGCTTATACAAATTTAGTTTTAAGTGAGTTAGAAAATAGAGTAGATATTTTTAAAACTTTAGGTGGAGAGATAAAAGAGTAA
- a CDS encoding methyl-accepting chemotaxis protein yields MLKNLNTKTKLFLFPIIFIITIIATTIIYSLSISYVQERIKVSSQTTHLIDNLLKARIAVYQFMLNPTKDEKANVDQKWEDMIKDTLLLKESFASIENKELCDLTIVNIKDYIKSLDALAEHSFSTNKDETREQYESTMKSIVKLVTNIEKNYDDMNQRNAKLRDNSIYSLTMNLLIVGALSMIIFILFSILLSNSITKSLNNFKSGLLSFFNFLNRKSDDVETLDDSSKDEFGEMAKLINDNIEIVQDTLEKDHELIDEAKAVMIRVRNGWYSQTIDKNTPNRSLNEFKDELNSMISNTKERFEHINDILNSYSNYDYRPILELGKDDEQGGVLEKMITGINTLQNAIVSMLKDSLKRGVSLEESSKTLIENVNSLNQSSNEAAASLEETAAALEEITSTVISNSNNVIQMSGYSNEVSNSAKKGQEMARNTANAMDEITNQVNNINEAISVIDNIAFQTNILSLNAAVEAATAGEAGKGFAVVAGEVRNLANRSAEAAREIKDIVGIANSKAQEGKNISDLMIKDYEGLLSNIEKSLEMINEISNASKEQQSGISQINDAVTMLDQKTQQNAVIASKTQSIANQTDGISKNIVEDVIAKRFIGKDDILATSRKKSIQEDRFVNKEEVKKVKKPTKALEIKEQKTDDEWESF; encoded by the coding sequence ATGTTAAAAAATTTAAATACAAAAACAAAACTTTTTTTGTTTCCTATAATATTTATTATTACAATTATAGCAACTACTATAATATATAGTTTATCAATAAGTTATGTGCAAGAGAGAATAAAAGTATCTTCTCAAACAACGCATCTAATAGATAATTTACTTAAAGCAAGAATTGCTGTTTATCAATTTATGTTAAATCCTACAAAAGATGAAAAAGCGAATGTTGATCAAAAATGGGAAGATATGATAAAAGATACTCTATTATTAAAAGAGTCATTTGCATCAATAGAAAATAAAGAGCTTTGTGATCTTACAATAGTAAATATAAAAGATTATATAAAAAGTCTTGATGCTTTAGCAGAACACTCTTTTAGCACAAATAAAGATGAAACTAGAGAACAGTATGAATCTACTATGAAATCTATTGTTAAACTAGTAACTAATATAGAAAAAAACTATGACGATATGAATCAAAGAAATGCTAAATTAAGAGATAATTCAATTTATTCTTTAACTATGAACTTATTAATAGTTGGTGCATTATCAATGATTATATTTATATTATTCTCTATATTATTATCAAACTCTATTACAAAATCATTAAATAACTTTAAATCAGGGCTTTTAAGTTTCTTTAATTTTTTAAATAGAAAATCAGATGATGTTGAAACTTTAGATGATTCAAGTAAAGATGAGTTTGGAGAGATGGCAAAACTTATAAATGACAATATTGAGATAGTTCAAGATACTTTAGAAAAAGATCATGAATTAATTGATGAAGCAAAAGCTGTTATGATAAGAGTTAGAAATGGTTGGTATTCTCAAACAATAGATAAGAACACTCCAAATAGATCTTTAAATGAGTTTAAAGATGAATTAAATTCAATGATAAGTAATACAAAAGAGAGATTTGAACATATAAACGATATCTTAAATTCTTACTCAAATTATGATTATAGACCTATTTTAGAACTTGGAAAAGATGATGAACAAGGTGGTGTTCTTGAAAAGATGATTACAGGAATAAATACTCTTCAAAATGCGATAGTATCTATGCTAAAAGATAGTTTAAAAAGAGGAGTTAGCCTTGAAGAATCTTCAAAAACATTGATTGAAAATGTAAATAGTCTAAATCAAAGTTCAAATGAAGCAGCTGCATCTTTAGAAGAAACAGCAGCAGCTCTTGAAGAGATTACAAGTACAGTTATTAGTAATTCAAATAATGTTATTCAAATGTCTGGTTACTCAAATGAAGTTAGTAATTCTGCTAAAAAAGGTCAGGAGATGGCTAGAAATACAGCAAATGCTATGGATGAAATTACAAATCAAGTAAATAATATAAATGAAGCAATAAGTGTTATTGATAATATTGCATTTCAAACAAATATCTTATCTTTAAATGCAGCCGTTGAAGCTGCAACTGCTGGAGAAGCTGGAAAAGGATTTGCTGTTGTTGCAGGTGAAGTAAGAAATCTTGCAAATAGAAGTGCAGAAGCTGCAAGAGAGATTAAAGATATTGTTGGAATAGCAAATTCAAAAGCTCAAGAAGGTAAAAATATTTCAGATTTAATGATAAAAGATTATGAAGGACTTTTAAGTAATATTGAAAAATCTTTAGAGATGATAAATGAGATATCAAATGCTTCAAAAGAGCAACAAAGTGGTATTTCTCAAATAAATGATGCTGTTACAATGCTTGATCAAAAAACACAACAAAATGCTGTAATTGCTTCAAAAACACAAAGTATTGCAAATCAAACAGATGGAATCTCTAAAAATATTGTTGAAGATGTTATTGCAAAAAGATTTATAGGAAAAGATGATATTCTTGCAACAAGTAGAAAAAAATCAATACAAGAAGATAGGTTTGTAAATAAAGAAGAGGTGAAAAAAGTTAAAAAGCCTACAAAAGCTCTTGAAATAAAAGAACAAAAAACAGATGATGAGTGGGAAAGTTTTTAA
- a CDS encoding NAD(P)/FAD-dependent oxidoreductase, with product MKIAIIGAGAAGIMAAITAKRLNKDLQIDIFDANKSIGKKILASGNGRCNISNTKITSKNYLGENPDFVNFALKEFDFKSFEKFCKTIGLMLDIKDGGKVYPLSNEAKSVVNLLALALEKLEVNIFYEHFIQKVEKKDDEFIIIANEEEFKNYSKVVVSSGLGAAPQLNSSEIGLEIASSFGHSYNPTYPSLVGLQTKDTYNGKLQGVKKECKVSLYVNGTLEDEIFGDVLFTAYGVSGFAILDISQRAVLALSQYSDVELRVNLFSNINVNDLADQIAALFKSLQNSRVVDVLIGVVSNKIAPVLLNICKIDLDTKVEDINTKQIKAISHQLNSWRLKVIDTQGFGHSEASGGGVRTLEIDNKTYESKLINNLYFAGEVLDIVGNRGGYNLHFAWSSGYLVGKNLIK from the coding sequence TTGAAAATAGCAATTATAGGTGCTGGAGCAGCTGGAATAATGGCTGCAATTACTGCAAAAAGATTAAATAAAGATTTACAAATTGATATTTTTGATGCAAATAAAAGTATAGGTAAAAAAATACTTGCAAGTGGAAATGGTAGATGCAATATTTCAAATACAAAAATTACATCAAAGAACTATTTGGGAGAAAATCCAGATTTTGTAAATTTTGCTTTAAAAGAGTTTGATTTTAAATCTTTTGAAAAGTTTTGTAAAACGATTGGATTAATGCTAGATATAAAAGATGGTGGAAAAGTTTATCCACTTTCAAATGAAGCAAAATCGGTAGTTAATCTTTTGGCTTTGGCTTTAGAAAAATTAGAAGTAAATATCTTTTATGAACATTTCATACAAAAAGTAGAAAAAAAAGATGATGAATTTATAATTATTGCAAATGAAGAAGAGTTTAAAAACTATTCTAAAGTTGTAGTTTCAAGTGGTTTAGGAGCCGCTCCACAATTAAACTCAAGTGAAATTGGGCTTGAAATAGCTTCAAGTTTTGGACATAGTTATAATCCTACTTATCCATCTTTAGTTGGACTTCAAACAAAAGATACTTATAATGGAAAACTTCAAGGTGTAAAGAAAGAGTGTAAAGTATCTTTATATGTAAATGGAACTTTGGAAGATGAAATTTTTGGTGATGTTTTGTTTACAGCTTATGGAGTTTCAGGTTTTGCAATACTTGATATTTCACAAAGAGCAGTTTTGGCTTTGAGTCAATATTCTGATGTAGAATTAAGAGTTAATCTATTTTCTAATATAAATGTAAATGATTTAGCAGATCAAATTGCAGCTCTTTTTAAATCTTTACAAAATAGTAGAGTAGTTGATGTTTTAATAGGAGTTGTTTCAAATAAAATTGCTCCTGTTTTACTAAATATTTGCAAAATAGATTTAGATACAAAAGTAGAAGATATAAATACAAAACAGATAAAAGCAATTTCTCATCAATTAAATTCTTGGAGATTAAAAGTTATTGATACACAAGGATTTGGGCATTCTGAAGCAAGTGGTGGCGGTGTAAGAACTCTAGAAATAGATAATAAAACATACGAAAGTAAACTTATAAATAATCTATATTTTGCTGGAGAAGTTTTGGATATTGTTGGAAATAGAGGAGGGTATAATCTTCATTTTGCTTGGTCAAGTGGCTATTTGGTAGGAAAAAATTTAATAAAATAA
- a CDS encoding O-acetylhomoserine aminocarboxypropyltransferase/cysteine synthase family protein — MQKDTIAIHTGYDKKNGNGEMAIPISQTIAYAFRDSEHAANLFGLKELGSIYTRLTNPTTDIFEQRYAQLENGAAALATASGASAIFYAIANIAEAGDNILISDKLYGGSVTLFHFTLKRFGISVKTFKNDDASDLESLVDENTKGIFFESLSNPQIAIPNIEKIVEVAKKYGIITICDNTVATPYLFNPISWGIDIVVHSTSKYTSGNGTALGGVIVERDVLAEFFKQNSARYPHFTTPDASYHGLVYTDVPLPNFCLRVRLSLLRDIGATPAPFNSWLLIQSLETLSIRVEKHSSNALKVAEFLKSHPKVKSVNYPGLKGDKYFDKAQKYFKNGLASGLISFEVSTFEEAKKVIDSAKLFSVVVNIGDSKSLIVHPASTTHSQLSEEELKSAGVSPVTIRLSIGLEDSVDLIEDLNQALN; from the coding sequence ATGCAAAAAGATACAATTGCAATTCACACTGGATATGATAAAAAAAATGGAAATGGTGAGATGGCTATTCCTATTTCTCAAACAATAGCTTATGCTTTTAGAGATAGTGAACACGCAGCAAATCTGTTTGGATTAAAAGAGCTTGGTTCAATCTATACAAGATTAACAAACCCAACAACAGATATTTTTGAGCAAAGATATGCTCAACTTGAAAATGGTGCTGCTGCTTTAGCAACAGCTAGTGGAGCAAGTGCAATTTTTTATGCTATTGCAAATATTGCTGAAGCTGGAGATAATATTTTAATCTCTGATAAACTTTATGGTGGAAGTGTTACGCTATTTCATTTTACTTTAAAAAGATTTGGGATATCTGTAAAAACATTTAAAAATGATGATGCAAGTGATTTAGAAAGCCTTGTAGATGAAAATACAAAAGGGATTTTCTTTGAATCATTATCTAATCCACAAATTGCAATTCCAAATATTGAAAAAATAGTTGAAGTAGCAAAGAAATATGGAATTATCACAATTTGTGATAACACTGTTGCAACTCCATATCTATTTAATCCAATCTCTTGGGGAATTGATATTGTTGTTCACTCAACAAGTAAATATACAAGTGGAAATGGTACAGCTTTAGGTGGAGTTATTGTTGAAAGAGATGTTTTAGCAGAATTTTTCAAGCAAAATAGTGCAAGATACCCACACTTTACAACTCCTGATGCTTCTTATCATGGACTTGTTTATACAGATGTTCCTCTTCCAAACTTTTGTTTAAGAGTTAGATTATCACTTCTTAGAGATATTGGAGCAACACCTGCACCATTTAATTCATGGCTTTTAATTCAAAGCTTAGAGACTTTAAGTATTAGAGTTGAGAAACATTCAAGCAATGCTTTAAAAGTTGCTGAGTTTTTAAAATCTCATCCAAAAGTAAAAAGTGTAAATTATCCTGGTCTTAAAGGTGATAAATATTTTGATAAAGCTCAAAAATATTTCAAAAATGGTTTAGCAAGTGGATTAATCTCATTTGAAGTAAGCACTTTTGAAGAAGCTAAAAAAGTTATTGATAGTGCAAAACTATTTAGTGTTGTTGTAAATATTGGAGATAGTAAATCACTTATTGTTCATCCAGCTTCAACAACTCACTCTCAACTAAGTGAAGAAGAGTTGAAAAGTGCTGGAGTAAGTCCTGTTACGATTAGACTTTCAATTGGTTTAGAAGATAGTGTTGATTTAATTGAAGATTTAAATCAAGCATTAAATTAA
- a CDS encoding RrF2 family transcriptional regulator, which produces MPLISTKGIYGLSAMHELAKHNDDSPMQIKDISANASIPQNYLEQLLGKLRKAGLVNSIRGARGGYHLARSADDIKVVDILIALEDDLKIADQKTNNPILDLFFDESKEKMKKIFDLSLSKLDEYQNKYNQFLHYNI; this is translated from the coding sequence ATGCCTTTAATTTCAACAAAAGGGATTTACGGATTATCAGCTATGCATGAGTTAGCAAAACATAATGATGACTCTCCCATGCAAATTAAAGATATTTCTGCAAATGCGTCTATACCGCAGAACTATCTTGAACAGCTCTTAGGAAAACTAAGAAAAGCTGGTCTTGTAAATAGTATAAGAGGTGCAAGAGGTGGTTATCATTTAGCAAGAAGTGCTGATGATATAAAAGTGGTGGATATTTTGATAGCTTTAGAAGATGATTTAAAAATAGCTGATCAAAAGACAAATAATCCTATATTAGACTTATTTTTTGATGAGTCAAAAGAGAAGATGAAAAAAATATTTGATTTAAGCTTATCAAAATTAGATGAGTATCAAAACAAATATAATCAGTTTTTACATTACAATATATAA
- the cysK gene encoding cysteine synthase A gives MAYANNITELIGNTPLVKLQKASKEGATVLGKCEFMNPSSSVKDRIGANMIKVALEEGKIKTGSTIIEPTSGNTGVALASVSAALGLKLILVMPASMSIERRRLLVALGAKLELTPAEKGMKGAIERAVELNNEIKDSIILQQFQNPSNPAIHRETTAKEILKDTNGKVDFFIAGVGTGGTLTGVGEVLKAENPNIKIIAVEPLASPVLSGGNPGPHKIQGIGAGFIPDVLNTKQIDEVIKIDNDDAINSSRELAKEEGLLVGVSSGANALAAKIIASRPENKGKTIVTILCDTGERYLSSGLYEYEE, from the coding sequence ATGGCATATGCAAACAATATAACAGAACTAATAGGAAACACTCCTTTAGTAAAATTACAAAAAGCAAGTAAAGAAGGGGCTACGGTTTTAGGTAAATGTGAATTTATGAATCCTAGTTCAAGTGTTAAAGATAGAATTGGTGCAAATATGATTAAAGTTGCCCTAGAAGAAGGAAAAATCAAAACTGGATCAACAATAATTGAGCCAACAAGTGGAAATACAGGAGTTGCACTTGCAAGTGTTAGTGCTGCTTTAGGATTAAAACTTATTCTTGTAATGCCTGCATCTATGAGTATTGAAAGAAGAAGACTTCTTGTTGCACTTGGAGCAAAACTTGAACTAACTCCAGCTGAAAAAGGTATGAAAGGTGCTATTGAAAGAGCTGTTGAATTAAACAATGAAATTAAAGATTCAATTATTTTACAACAGTTCCAAAACCCTTCAAATCCAGCAATTCATAGAGAAACAACAGCAAAAGAGATTTTAAAAGATACAAACGGAAAAGTTGATTTCTTTATTGCAGGTGTTGGAACCGGTGGAACTTTAACAGGTGTTGGTGAAGTTTTAAAAGCAGAGAATCCAAATATTAAAATAATTGCAGTTGAGCCTTTAGCTTCTCCTGTTTTAAGTGGTGGAAACCCAGGTCCTCATAAAATCCAAGGAATTGGAGCTGGATTTATACCAGATGTTTTAAATACAAAGCAGATTGATGAAGTTATCAAAATAGATAATGATGATGCAATAAACTCTTCAAGAGAACTAGCGAAAGAGGAAGGACTTCTTGTAGGTGTATCTTCAGGTGCAAATGCTCTTGCTGCTAAAATTATTGCAAGTAGACCAGAAAACAAAGGTAAAACAATAGTTACAATTCTTTGTGATACAGGAGAGAGATACTTAAGTTCTGGTCTTTATGAATATGAAGAGTAG
- a CDS encoding DUF2061 domain-containing protein, which produces MHEKPYRSVAKSISWRTVGTLDTIIVSYFVTGNLVMAASIGSIEVLTKMLLYYYHERVWNKLKFGMHKPTENDYQI; this is translated from the coding sequence ATGCACGAAAAACCATACAGATCTGTTGCCAAGAGTATATCTTGGCGAACAGTTGGGACACTTGATACAATCATTGTATCTTATTTTGTCACTGGAAATTTAGTTATGGCAGCTTCAATAGGAAGTATTGAGGTTCTTACAAAAATGCTCTTATACTATTATCACGAAAGAGTTTGGAATAAACTAAAGTTTGGAATGCATAAACCAACAGAGAATGATTATCAAATTTAA
- a CDS encoding phosphoadenylyl-sulfate reductase: MNLKDINKIEEKILSLNSSDLIKYIFDNYKNVAFSSSFGAEDQVLIDMIFKVNKNSRVFTLDTGRLHKETYEVMDATNLKYGVKIEVFFPDYKNIEKLYLSQGINGHYESIENRKNCCNIRKIEPLKRALKNVDIWITGLRASQSITRNDMNIVEWDDNFQVIKINPLLSWNEKDVWDYIKINKVPYNKLHDNGYPSIGCEPCTRAIKDGEDIRAGRWWWEDPNHKECGLHKK; encoded by the coding sequence ATGAATTTAAAAGATATTAACAAAATAGAAGAAAAAATTTTGTCCTTAAACTCTAGTGATTTAATCAAATATATATTTGATAATTATAAAAATGTTGCTTTTAGCTCTAGTTTTGGTGCAGAAGATCAGGTCTTAATAGATATGATTTTTAAAGTAAATAAAAACAGTAGAGTATTTACTCTTGATACTGGAAGATTACATAAAGAGACTTATGAAGTTATGGATGCAACAAATCTTAAATATGGTGTAAAAATAGAAGTTTTTTTCCCAGACTATAAAAATATAGAAAAACTATATCTCTCTCAAGGAATAAATGGTCATTATGAAAGTATAGAAAATAGAAAAAACTGCTGTAATATTAGAAAAATTGAACCTTTAAAAAGAGCATTAAAAAATGTTGATATTTGGATAACTGGATTAAGAGCTTCTCAAAGTATCACAAGAAATGATATGAATATTGTTGAATGGGATGATAATTTTCAAGTAATAAAAATAAATCCTCTTTTATCTTGGAATGAAAAAGATGTTTGGGACTATATAAAAATAAATAAAGTTCCATATAACAAACTTCACGATAATGGCTACCCAAGTATTGGTTGTGAACCATGTACAAGAGCCATAAAAGATGGTGAGGATATAAGAGCAGGAAGATGGTGGTGGGAAGACCCTAATCATAAAGAGTGTGGGCTTCACAAAAAGTGA
- the cysD gene encoding sulfate adenylyltransferase subunit CysD has translation MLDTKQLTHLKQLEAESIHIIREVVAEFDNPVMMYSVGKDSAVMLHLALKAFAPAKLPFPLLHVDTLWKFKEMIAFRDKRAKEEGFELLVHTNQDGIDMNISPFTHGSAVHTDIMKTQGLKQALNKYKFDAVFGGARRDEEKSRAKERIYSFRDKNHRWDPKNQRPELWNIYNARVHKDESIRVFPLSNWTELDIWQYIYLEQIPIVPLYFADKRPIVEKDGVKIMVDDERMPIEKDDVIKEEMVRFRTLGCYPLTGAVSSNATTLEEIIKEMLLSKTSERQGRVIDNDSSGSMEKKKIEGYF, from the coding sequence ATGTTAGATACAAAACAATTAACACATTTAAAACAACTAGAAGCTGAATCTATTCACATAATAAGAGAAGTTGTTGCAGAGTTTGATAATCCTGTAATGATGTATTCTGTTGGAAAAGATTCAGCTGTTATGTTACATCTTGCACTAAAAGCATTTGCTCCTGCAAAGTTACCATTTCCACTACTTCATGTAGATACTTTATGGAAATTCAAAGAGATGATAGCTTTTAGAGATAAAAGAGCAAAAGAGGAAGGTTTTGAACTTTTAGTTCACACAAATCAAGATGGAATTGATATGAATATTAGCCCTTTTACTCATGGTTCAGCTGTTCATACAGATATTATGAAAACTCAAGGATTAAAACAAGCACTAAATAAATATAAATTTGATGCTGTTTTTGGAGGAGCTAGAAGAGATGAAGAAAAAAGTAGAGCAAAAGAGAGAATCTACTCTTTTAGAGATAAAAACCACAGATGGGATCCAAAAAATCAAAGACCAGAACTTTGGAATATCTATAATGCAAGAGTTCACAAAGATGAAAGCATTAGAGTTTTTCCACTTTCAAACTGGACAGAACTTGATATTTGGCAATATATTTATCTTGAACAAATACCAATAGTTCCACTTTATTTTGCGGATAAAAGACCAATTGTTGAAAAAGATGGTGTGAAAATAATGGTTGATGATGAAAGAATGCCAATAGAAAAAGATGATGTAATAAAAGAGGAGATGGTAAGATTTAGAACTCTTGGTTGTTATCCATTAACAGGAGCTGTTAGTTCAAATGCAACAACTCTTGAAGAGATTATAAAAGAGATGCTTTTAAGTAAAACAAGTGAGAGACAAGGAAGGGTTATAGACAACGATAGCTCAGGTTCAATGGAAAAAAAGAAAATTGAAGGATATTTTTAA
- the cysN gene encoding sulfate adenylyltransferase subunit CysN, whose protein sequence is MEQIKDIKAYLKEHENKQLLRFITCGNVDDGKSTLIGRLLHDSKTIFEDQLENIKKDSKKNNTTNNEFDLSLLVDGLQSEREQGITIDVAYRYFTTPKRKFIIADTPGHEQYTRNMATGASTANLAIILIDARYGVQTQTRRHTFINKLLGIDHIVVAVNKMDLVDFKEEIFESIKKDYLSFAKELGVKSKITLIPLSALNGDNVVDRSTKSPWYKGETLLEYLENVKIDSNRNLEDFRFPVQYVNRPNLDFRGFCGTIASGVIKVGDEITVIPSNKSSKVKSIVTYDGNLPYAYCDQAVTLTLEDEIDVSRGDIIVKSDNLIDEASSFDVDLVWLSENALVKGKQYFIKRATTTTSGTINEIYYKTDVNSLKQEKTDNLVLNEIARVKLDLEQNIAYDSYDKIKTMGSFIIIDRVSNNTVGAGMIIGKSFEQKEKNSYSDFEIEFNALIRKHFPHWNCKEII, encoded by the coding sequence ATGGAACAAATTAAGGATATAAAAGCTTATTTAAAAGAGCATGAGAATAAACAACTTCTTAGATTTATTACTTGTGGAAATGTTGATGATGGGAAATCTACTTTAATTGGAAGACTACTTCATGATTCTAAAACAATTTTTGAAGATCAACTTGAAAACATCAAAAAAGATAGTAAAAAAAACAATACAACAAATAATGAATTTGATCTATCTTTATTGGTTGATGGACTCCAAAGTGAAAGAGAGCAAGGAATTACTATTGATGTTGCATATAGATATTTTACAACTCCAAAAAGAAAATTCATAATTGCAGATACACCAGGTCATGAACAATATACAAGAAATATGGCAACAGGAGCTAGTACAGCAAATTTAGCAATTATTTTAATAGATGCAAGATATGGTGTTCAGACTCAAACAAGAAGACATACATTTATAAATAAACTTTTAGGAATAGACCATATTGTTGTTGCTGTAAATAAGATGGATTTAGTAGATTTCAAAGAAGAAATTTTTGAATCAATCAAAAAAGATTATCTATCTTTTGCAAAAGAGTTAGGAGTAAAAAGTAAAATAACCTTAATTCCTTTATCTGCTTTAAATGGTGATAATGTTGTAGATAGAAGTACAAAATCTCCTTGGTACAAAGGTGAAACTCTATTGGAATATTTAGAAAATGTAAAAATAGATAGCAATAGAAATTTAGAAGATTTTAGATTTCCTGTTCAATATGTAAATAGACCAAACCTTGATTTTAGAGGTTTTTGTGGAACAATTGCTAGTGGAGTTATAAAAGTTGGAGATGAAATTACAGTTATCCCTTCAAATAAAAGTTCAAAAGTAAAAAGTATTGTAACTTATGATGGAAATTTGCCTTATGCATATTGTGATCAAGCTGTGACTTTAACTTTGGAAGATGAAATTGATGTAAGTCGTGGAGATATTATTGTAAAGAGTGATAATCTTATTGATGAAGCATCAAGTTTTGATGTTGATTTAGTTTGGCTTAGTGAAAACGCTTTAGTAAAAGGAAAACAATATTTCATAAAAAGAGCAACTACAACTACAAGTGGAACTATAAATGAGATTTATTATAAAACAGATGTAAATAGTTTAAAACAAGAAAAAACAGATAATTTAGTTTTAAATGAAATAGCAAGAGTAAAACTTGACCTAGAACAAAATATTGCATATGATTCATATGATAAAATAAAAACTATGGGAAGCTTTATAATAATAGATAGAGTTTCAAATAATACAGTTGGTGCAGGAATGATAATAGGTAAATCTTTTGAACAAAAAGAGAAAAACTCTTATAGCGATTTTGAAATAGAGTTTAATGCTCTTATTAGAAAACACTTCCCGCACTGGAACTGTAAAGAGATTATTTAA